Genomic DNA from Corylus avellana chromosome ca4, CavTom2PMs-1.0:
GATTCTGACGATCACGTACAACTCCACCAGCCGCCACATGATGAATCCAGCTGTATCAATCTGGCCTCTAACCTTAAGTGTGTGACAAATTAATCCCTGGATGCCATTTGACCAACTTCAAACTTGGCATTAactaattttaacaaacaatctccatcttctttcttttccctcttttttatttttttattttttttaaaaaagggtaCAATTGGTTGAAAGTATTATATATTCCGgaatagtatttctctttttaaaaaatcacatcaaAATCTATAAACGAGGAGGGGTAACTACAACTACAATAAAGGGGAAATGAATACTTTAAAAGGCAGAGTTGTTAGGGACTACAACGCCGGGGGTTGGAAGCAATCACTAAGGCTAATCAGTAGGTTGGTCTAAGCAGATGGAGTCCAAGCTGCTAACCCAAACCACTCGTTGGTCTATCATAACATTTCCAGCACCAATATCAACTTTAGTTACtcaaaaaactttatttttttatttcatctacttattttttaatataaactccaacattttatttattcaactctttatttttctttaaaaaaatattatttttctatgttttttttttttaacccaaccGTTTTCTTCGCCTTTCTCACGGCTCTCTCTTCTCTGCCTCTTTGAGTAGTGCTAAACACCACACTGGTGCGAGTGAATAATACTCGCATTGGGTGGTGTAGCAcctaagattttaaaaaatgtattgtttttaaactttgtttatttatttatttatttttttaaatcctgGGTAACACACCATTCGTATGAGTACTATTTATGCATATCAGTGTAGTATGTAGCACTACTtgaattgaaatatatattttccataatttttttttaaaatttttttgctcaTTGTATTAATGGCTGTCCATAGGTCTTCATTAGCCTGcccactttttaaatttttggttattatgttttttttttttttttttttaatgtcatgcactcttttttcctttgttttacttttgtttttttacttgttttagaaaaaagcaaaaaatgattaaggattttttttttttttttggtgtgggaAACTTGAGAGTTGAATAGTCAGCACAGCATCCCACGTGTCCCATCAGTCGCATTCATTCGAAATATCCGATTCTCCTTCATTCCCCAACGTTCGCTACTCGCTCCCATTGCCCTCGCCCAAGCCACAAGACAACATTATAGACTTTATAGTCATTTCGCTTATTTCCCATTTCCCACCACCGCTCCTTTGGAACTCAGTCAGCACACACCCGCACcctcctccctcttctctctcgcTTTCTCCGCACGAAAAACCAGACAACGCGAAATGCAGTACAATAACCTGGGGCGGTCGGGCCTGAAGGTGAGCCAGCTGTCCTATGGGGCGTGGGTGAGCTTCGGGAACCAGCTGGACGTGAAGGAGGCCAAGTCGTTGTTGCAGTGCTGCCGAGATCACGGCGTCAACTTCTTCGACAACGCCGAGGTCTACGCCAATGGCCGGGCCGAGGAGATCATGGGCCAGGCCATTCGGGAGCTGGGATGGAAGCGCTCCGACATTGTCATCTCCACCAAGATCTTCTGGGGCGGGCCGGGTCCCAACGACAAGGGCCTCTCCAGGAAGCACATCGTGGAGGGCACCAAGGCCTCGCTCAAGCGCCTTGACACGGACTACGTCGATGTCATCTACTGCCACCGCCCGGACTCGTCCACGCCGATCGAGGAGACGGTGAGGGCCATGAACTACGTGATCGACAAGGGCTGGGCCTTCTACTGGGGCACCAGCGAGTGGTCTGCCCAGCAGATCACCGAGGCTTGGGGTGTCGCCGATCGTTTAGACTTGGTCGGCCCCATCGTCGAGCAGCCTGAGTATAATATGCTAACCAGGCAAAAGGTAAAGATTTTTATGTGTTTATGTGAAGTGGATTGGTTTGTGGAATTTGGGGTCCTGGGTAATAGGCGAAATGGTTAGATATCAAAGCCGTTTGTTTTATTTCTACTTTTATTTGGTGAATTTTTGAGCTTTTAGTATGAGATGTGTGAACTGAACCCTGATGGGATATTTTTGTCTGACCcggtgttttgtgttttatggATTCTTTTTGGAGTCTGTTTGTTTGACTTTTAATAGCGCTGGAGCCACAAATTTTAGCAGGAGATGAGCagttttattctttcaatttagtttatcTGAATCATGTGCCCGTTAGGAGTTGTGCAGCGCATCATGTAGTGGCTGCTTAGGGACCCAAATCTGTTTAGGCGGTGAGGAAAATAAAGTCCTATTGCAATGAACTGAGAGTTTCTTAGTTAGGGCACACCTCGGCCTACCTCGGCCTTACAAGGGGATTTCAAATTCAACCTTTTATCTTGACGTGCCTATCATTATTTATGGTCCATTTTCAGACGAGAAGAGGATGGCCTGTATTCAAGTGCTAAGATCTTTCCCGTCTAttcctttgtattttttttttccatatctGGCCTTAAATCACTCCATCCGTCTCTCAATTATCACATCTCAATTCTTTGCATCCTTACTGATGTAGCACTAAAGCCTAGGATACCGAGTTTGACGTAGGAGAACAGCACACAGATGTTTCTAGGTTTATTTGATTGCAAACTTTTAGGCAAAAAATGGGGCTTTGAAGCTCTAAAGCATGTGAAAAGATTGAATTCCTAAAACTTTTAGTTGCAGGATTTTTTCTGGCAGCAGGAATTTAAGGGGAAATTAAGGTTGTTTTGTTGTGGAAAAGGCTTTAAAGATATTTGGGATTACAAGTTTCAATTAGGGTAAGGAAATGGTTTCGGTTTGAAAGCAAAGCAAAAGGGGAAACTCATTGCTGTTATGGAGTACAAATAGTAATCcgagctctcttggggaaatggttatgacATTTTGTCATGGAAAGGGAGGCCTTGTGGAGATCATTGGTGGAAGTGAAATATGACAACATGTGAAGAGGGTGGTGTTCCAAAGAGGTTGTTTGGTCCTTTGGGGTTTgggtatggaaaaacattaGGAGGGGGTGGGAGGTTTCTCTAGATTTGTCAGATACAAGGTGAGATATGGGTCCAATATcaggttttggcatgatatgTAGTGTGGGGACTAGATTTTGAAGGCAGCTTTTCCGAAGTTGTTTAGTATTGCTCTCTGTAAGGAGGCTTCAGTGGCGGATTATGTGTAGTTTTCTGAATATTTCTTTTACCAAGCCAGTGCATGAGTAGGAGGTAGAATCAGTCACTTTGTTCTCTAGTCTTTTGTACTTTCACGGGTTGAGACgaggataaaatttgttggaccCATTCCAAAAGGTAGACTTTGGAGGTCAGATATTTTTATCATGCGCTTTGGCCCCCCTGCTGGCACTCCATTTACTTGGAAGAGCATGTGGAGAAATATGGCTCCTTTGAAAGTGGCATTATTTGTGTGGACAGCGGCGTTAAGGAAGATTACGTCATAATGATGGATTAGTACTGCATGTACAAGAAGAGTGATGAAACCATCAATCTTCTTCTGCTCTATTGTGAAATGGCGAGAGTTTGTGGGTATTGATTTACTGTCTTTTTGGATTAGAATGGATAATGCCCCAAATAGTTGTGGAGTTGTTGACTAACTGGAGAGGTTAGTTGGAAGTTGCTGCAATTTAGAAGCCTGTAGGTTGGCTCTGTGTTTTGGACAGAGCCTAATGCTTGGAACTTCCAAGATTGTGAGAGATCAATGTTTGAGTTAAAAGCCCTtatgttcaaatctctttatgGTTGGGTGACGACTTACAACAATTATTGTTTTTCTAGTTTCTTAGAACTTAAAGATTCATGGTCTTTTACTTCTCTTTAATTGGGGgtctcttttgtatacttcctatataGTTGTGCCCCTTTGTGCTTCTAATAAGAtgaattacttatatatatataaaaaaaaaagtaatctgAGAATGATATTTTGGTATTGTATAGCAACTATTTGAtggattttagggtttttgtttcATGATCTTAGGATTTGAAGGTGAAACAGAAAATTGCTGGAActcagagaaaaagaagaagataatttagGGGACTTTGTTGGCATCACACCTCGGAGAGGGATTGCATCATATAGCCTAACCCTAGTAAACCTTGGACTCTAAAAAGACTTGGACTTCTAATAAGACATGGCCTTTTGACTATTAAGTCCAAACTAGATAAATAGTAGAACCAAAAACCAATCCCAAAAAGCataataaaactcaaaatattacTTAATAGACCAAAAGTAAAATCCatgtccaaaaatataaaatcataaaCATCTCTCtactcttaaaattaaacaaaactaaattaaaataaaacctGCTTCTTGCTGCCTGCCTCACTGAGTCAAACACAATCAATGAGTCATTTGTTGATAGTgtcttcttgtttgttttgaacATGTATAATCAATGATAGAgcaaataatttttacttgggGGGCCTGAATATTGTTTCAATGGAAAGGAAGGAGGAGATTTAAAAGGTGACTTGGAATTTTTAGGGAAAAGAGAAAGCAtaggagagagagggaggagttGAGGGGAGGATGGAGGAGAGTCACACATCTTGAGtcttagaaaaagaaatcttttggtttttagaaactttttaagggttaaatttttggattttaGAAAATGCTcaaatatttcttcatattttttaagagaaaacaTTGGCTGTTTGGTAAAGAGTTTTGTTGtggatttttgtttgaatagtaataaaaagtgattgatgtgaaataaagtaaaaaatgagttttgaattttttgtaagagaaaagtgaagaaagttgTTTGGTAATAGTTTTGAAAGGAGTttgaccttttcttttttttttggggagaaatgaAAATAAGGGGGAGTTGTTTGCCAATAACAGAGTCTTGGATTGTGGGGCAGGGGGaactaatatattttttctcaaaGGGTTTTGGCCCAAATGAGCTGTATTGCTTTTTCTTTAGAGCACTCACATCCGGCTCGacaaatatttagctaaaaaacatatttttatattttagccaTCCACTTTTTCAAAGCACCTACATCTAGCTCAACATTTTAGCCATCCACTTTCACTTTTACATTTAAAATGTTCTTTCTTTATCTACTTTCCCTATTCCcaaggaagagagagaacaagattttttttttaattaatggaaCTAAGGGTTTGTTGAGTTACGGTGCATAGCAAATCTTTAGCCATTTTGTTGAGTTGGATGTGGACCATTTTTTGCTACAACGATAGTCATAATAgctttttagctattttgttaagCCCAATGTGAGTGCTTGCTATTGTAGGTCATGAGTAATGGAACAGTTGCAGTGatgtgcacacacacacacacacacatatgtatatatatatatatacctgtgtgtgtgtgtgtgtgtgtgtgaacataTACTTTTGATCTGTAAATTTTGGCTTTGTGCATGATATCGCTATGAATGGATGCAGGTTGAGTCTGAGTACCTTCCTCTGTACAGCAACTATGGCCTGGGTCTTACCACATGGAGCCCACTTGCATCTGGAGTGCTTACTGGAAAATACAACAAGAAAGTTATACCTGCTGATAGTCGGTTTGCATTGGAAAATTACAAAGTAAGCCTTTTTTTGGATTGTATTGCTCTGTTCTCTGTATTGAGCTAATATTCTATGTGCTCATCAACATTTATTGTTGACTTGTATAAACTATCTCTTGTTGCCATTGTacatttatgttattttctacTCACATAAGTGAATGTTGATTTGACTTCGTGAATAAGTTTCTGGCTATTTCTTGTTGGCTAAACTTCTGCCAAGAATATGTCATCATCTATAAATTAAAGGCTAATACTCCTGCATGAAAGTTTTGTATGCTTAGCAAATGTAATAAATTGGGGGTATTGTTCCGTCATCATTGGTGCTCCCCCCTTCATACAATCTGTATCCATTTAGCATATGTGATCATTAATTCTTTGATTAGTACTTATATGATATTTATGATGTTTATTTGAGAACATGATTGATTCTGCCATCAAAATGTAAAATATGGAGTTTACATGACttaacttattttttttgttttttggggggGCGGGCTGTGTGAAGTAACTCATTTTAGCTCCTATACTGTACAACACCTACAAGTTCAGTAAgaacctcctttttttttggacaaaaaaattaaagaggataGAATCTTAAACCGTTATTTCTGCCTTGTAGAATCTTGCTAATCGGTCGTTGGTTGATGACGTGCTTAAAAAAGTTGAAGGACTGAAGCCAATCGCAGATGAACTTGGTGTGCCATTATCTCAACTTGCAATTGCATGGTGTGCTGCAAATCCTAATGTCTCTTCTGTTATTACTGGAGCAACGAAGGAATCTCAGGTTTAGttctaaaaatataatatcCTCGTAACATATTTGCTGTTGCTTGACATGCTGCATTTGTTTTGATATGGTTTGTGTTTGCTTATCATTCAACTTTATTAAAGGAGACTgataatacataattttttttttatttgtaacatGGAATTTAACCATTGTGCTTCTTTGTGTCCAAGCTGCATTCATGCCTGACAAATGTTGCCACAGCTCCTCTGTTGGGGCATGTCTTTGCTTCATATTTCCCTGtgaatgcattttaaaaatggTTTTGTGATTTTAATTCTTCCACCAAGGAGAGGGGTGGTTGCTCGATCACCTCTCTCTTGTTGGAGTGATGGTGCGGCCACCTTTATCTAGTTGGGGTGGTTGTGTGACGGCCTTTCGCGTCCACCCTTCTCCATTAGGGTTGGTTGTGCTACCgcctctttcaatttttttttttttaagaaataataagtCAGCCTCCAAACCTAAAAAGATAAGCacatgttttctcaaaatacacCTATAAAAAGGtgttataaaaaaatctttgtgtgtttttgttaattgttttaaaaaaagtgtgttttctttttgaaaatagaaaacaatttttgaagagTTAAACAAACACAGCCATTAATTACTCATAATGTGCAATCTTGTTCTCTCTTTTCATAGCCAATCAAAGAACTCTTTTCCTCTATGTAGATTCAAGAGAACATGAAAGCTGTTGATCTCATCCCTCTACTGACTCCTGCTGTGATGGAGAAGATTGAGGCTGTTGTTCAAAGCAAGCCAAAGCGCCCAGATTCATATAGGTGAAACAATGTATTTAGCTGTCACTGCCTGGTGCTTAGTCATTTCTTGTTTCTCTGAACTACTACTTATGGGATTTCATATGTACCTgctactttttctttcattatcatttttttctcccCTTTTGGGTTTCTTGTTTTAGGGACATGGGGAGAGATTTGTGGATGAAGGTCAATTCTAGTGAAACAAACAAATCTTTTTGATTTGCTTActttaaatatgattttgttgAGTATTTGTGTTAGGTTAGATCTCATTTAAGGTTAATTCCCAACAAggctataaaaaataatcaagggAAATATTGATAGAGGAATGGGCCCAGAAGGGCGAGGCTGGTTTCATCCATTCttgaatttgtcttttttactcgttttattttattggtcAATACGAGAAGTGATTTCTATTAAACTCCTCATTTGGTGGGGAGTGGAGGTTTAATTAAAGAAGGAAATTGATCATTTCTTTACCCTATAAATTTATGCAACTTCTATCATTTTATGTAGCCTAGGATTGAGGGTAAAGTGAATTATGAATTTTGGTATGTTCTTTACAATTtctatattattgatttattgttaaaataataatttaatatttaactatataaaaaaaaagaaaaaaaagaaaagaagagatgaattcaattaatttatatagaCCAATTTACACATCCTTGTTAAAAACTTCTAAcacacaaaagagagaaaaaaaagaagaagcatgtTTCATTTGGAAATCGAAAATAAGCCGACAGTTCTATTGATGCCAAGAACATTATTAATTACAAACCGATAAACGACCACTAATTAAGGTGGTTCCCATGACAATAGGCTATGGCTAATTGCATTCAACAAAGATCATTAGTCTAGCTCATGAGAAAGATTTGCTGAGGAGCCATTTAAGTCAATTGAATTACTAAAACATTATTCCAAAATTATGTTTTATGAACTAATTAAGGGACCAAAATTATCAGCTACTTGTTACTTTCTGGGAACAAAAATAAGCAAGAATGGAAAATATAGTCTGAGTTAAAGCAAGTAGGAGCAAAACGGCAGCTGCGAGAAATGAAATCAATGCCCAAGGACTGTTGAAATAGTTGTGCTTCAGTTTTGCCATCCACACATTTTGACGTCTTCTGCAATGCTTGTCCAAATTGCTTAAAATTTCAGCATAACACAAATCGTATACCACGACACAGTCACCAATCTTGTTAAACATGGTGGAGACAGCTTCATCATCACCCAACTGATTTACTATAATTCCACGTCGACGAAGCAATTCAACATCCTTTGGAGAGTTGATGAGATGGCCCATGAAGCTCACATAGTCTGTGACGTATTGGAGATGATAACTTCGATTGTATTGCTCAAATGCAATCAGATTTCGGAACAAAGATTCTGATCGATCTTCTATTCGCAAAAGTGGAATTTTCAGTACCCCATTGTTGAACTTTATGTCAAACAAGTTGACCCCCTCTACCTTCTTGAATTTTACTCCAGCCTCTTCAAGCTCTGTGGCACCCCGTATTGACTTCCAATCTTTCTTATTAAGTACAACATTTCCAATTGGACGGATAAGTTTATGTATCAGACCAACTAGATGCTTATTGTTTCGGATTAATGAAACATCCCCTGATTCATACGAATACTCTAGAGATGGTAATGAAGTAAAAAAATGCAGGGCTGGTTCAATAATGTCCTTGTGCAGGTTCGGAACCATGGTCATCTCGAACAACTTAGTGAGAATGAAGAATGGAAGTTGGTTTTCCAGTAATAATAGATCACGCTTTAAGGTACATAAGATCCAACCCACTCGAAAGATTGGATCAAATTCATCCCTTAGATCTATCACTGCGAACTTGCGAAACAGCTCAATGATGAAACACCCATCAAGAAGCAACATTTCTACGAACTCATCTATGGTTAGGCTAATGGGTTCTACATAGAATTCACGAGCTCTTCCTTCCAATTCTCTCATGGCCTTAATGTATCTTTCCACGCTGCTTTCATTTCCCCTTTGAAGAATTAGTTGTAAATAGCGCAATTTGTGGTCTTCCATAAGCCTCAAGTCATCCTTGCCACGGTGGTAAGGACCAATGGCAAGTAGCTGAGGCTCGTATGCCTTCTCATTTGTCTTGCGTAATTGGTTATGCACTCTGAATATACAAGAGTACTCCGGATCATTTGGAGTCAACCCAGCAAGCTTTTCATCAATACGAATGGAGACAAGATCAACTCCATCAACAGGCCTCATGTTCTAAACAAATTGTACAACTCTCTGTTCCAAACTACTTTGAGTTAAGATAAATTGCATTCATTgctataataattaattaccaaaTCTATTTTGGACattcaaaaaccctaaaaaaagaAATCGTCTATAATACTTTAGCATGTTAGAGAATCTAGAAAAAAAtcgcaagaaaaaaaaaggaagaaggatAATGGAACTTACTTGTTCAAAGACTTGACTGTAGATGGCCTCTGCAGATTGTTTCTTGGCCTTTAATCAGAACGCTAAAGCATAGAAGTAATACAAGAAAGCTAACTACTACGCTTTAAAGGATggttttatatatgttttaagaGAGGAAGCGTACGTACGTGGAAGTGGTCTTAACAGAAGTTTGACTTGTTTTAAGGCAACCTTTGCTTGACCTTGACCTTGTCAAATAGTTGCAAGTAGGGAAGGGAAGGGCTATTTGATTGCTCGGATGTCATGAAACGCTCTTTTGCGAGTGGAATAGCCCTGTAACGTATTGGCCGTCCATTTTCCCAAATGAAGTCCATATGGATTAAAGGTCAAATTAATTATCAGGTAGTAATACTTATTACTTTCTGGGAAaattgtgataaaaaaaaaggaaaacgtGGTTTGTGTTAAAGCAAGTAGGAGAAATGAGGCATTTGCTCTCAAGCCCAGCGAAGGCGAAAGCTCTTACGCGGCAAGTGCGAATGTTTTGAAAAACAAGCCTTCGGATTTGtcatcattgaaaaaaaaaaaaacaaaacaacaacatcTGGATTAATTTAGTGAGAAGTGGCTGTTGGCAAGGTGGTATATATGttatcatataattaaataagaGCATCTTTTATGCAGTAAACTACTTGATTTTGGGTGATTTATATGGTCCTAGGAAGTAGGGCAGTGATAGTAGGGACATTTTCGCTCACTGAACTGTCATAGTTAGTTAAGTGGttaattaaccaaattttaTACCGAGGTAACAATTTCTGACTATTTCGATTAAGTTGGTTACATGCCGGTCGGTTAATCGTTAATAGTGAGTCTTTTATATTGGGCCAAGACTATTTTTTATGGGCCtaaatgttcttttttttttttttgctaagcaAGTGTTTATTAG
This window encodes:
- the LOC132177757 gene encoding probable voltage-gated potassium channel subunit beta, which encodes MQYNNLGRSGLKVSQLSYGAWVSFGNQLDVKEAKSLLQCCRDHGVNFFDNAEVYANGRAEEIMGQAIRELGWKRSDIVISTKIFWGGPGPNDKGLSRKHIVEGTKASLKRLDTDYVDVIYCHRPDSSTPIEETVRAMNYVIDKGWAFYWGTSEWSAQQITEAWGVADRLDLVGPIVEQPEYNMLTRQKVESEYLPLYSNYGLGLTTWSPLASGVLTGKYNKKVIPADSRFALENYKNLANRSLVDDVLKKVEGLKPIADELGVPLSQLAIAWCAANPNVSSVITGATKESQIQENMKAVDLIPLLTPAVMEKIEAVVQSKPKRPDSYR
- the LOC132178353 gene encoding UPF0481 protein At3g47200-like, which produces MRPVDGVDLVSIRIDEKLAGLTPNDPEYSCIFRVHNQLRKTNEKAYEPQLLAIGPYHRGKDDLRLMEDHKLRYLQLILQRGNESSVERYIKAMRELEGRAREFYVEPISLTIDEFVEMLLLDGCFIIELFRKFAVIDLRDEFDPIFRVGWILCTLKRDLLLLENQLPFFILTKLFEMTMVPNLHKDIIEPALHFFTSLPSLEYSYESGDVSLIRNNKHLVGLIHKLIRPIGNVVLNKKDWKSIRGATELEEAGVKFKKVEGVNLFDIKFNNGVLKIPLLRIEDRSESLFRNLIAFEQYNRSYHLQYVTDYVSFMGHLINSPKDVELLRRRGIIVNQLGDDEAVSTMFNKIGDCVVVYDLCYAEILSNLDKHCRRRQNVWMAKLKHNYFNSPWALISFLAAAVLLLLALTQTIFSILAYFCSQKVTSS